The Metabacillus sediminilitoris genome window below encodes:
- the thpR gene encoding RNA 2',3'-cyclic phosphodiesterase yields the protein MKHNTHYFIAVPIEKEQQTIIQNWLATKKDKLPFQSWVHQNDYHITLAFLGHVDSNHLLKQLSERINNKMENIQPFILSLKDMNVFGRSDAPRIFWAGVEDSISLDHLQSEVFQACTEIGFTLDSKPFRPHITLARRWKSERPFEKTEEFQQAFSNIQAPFRVNKIHLYRTHLDRSPKYEAIEVFPLQGEQ from the coding sequence ATGAAGCATAATACTCATTATTTTATTGCAGTGCCAATTGAGAAAGAACAACAAACAATTATACAAAATTGGTTGGCAACAAAAAAGGATAAACTACCTTTTCAGTCATGGGTTCATCAAAATGATTATCATATTACGTTAGCTTTTTTAGGGCATGTTGATTCGAACCACTTATTAAAACAATTATCTGAACGTATTAATAATAAAATGGAAAATATTCAGCCTTTTATACTTTCATTAAAAGATATGAACGTTTTTGGCAGAAGTGATGCGCCGAGGATATTTTGGGCTGGAGTAGAAGACTCAATCTCCCTCGATCATTTGCAGAGTGAAGTTTTTCAAGCCTGTACTGAAATAGGTTTTACACTTGATTCAAAACCGTTCCGTCCGCATATCACTCTTGCTAGACGGTGGAAATCAGAAAGGCCCTTTGAAAAAACCGAGGAGTTTCAGCAAGCATTTTCCAATATTCAAGCTCCCTTTCGTGTTAACAAAATTCACCTTTATCGTACACATCTTGATCGTTCACCTAAATATGAAGCAATAGAAGTATTTCCATTGCAAGGAGAACAATAA
- the cysK gene encoding cysteine synthase A → MKVVNNIAELIGNTPIVKLNRLNPKDGADIYVKLEYFNPSGSVKDRAAYNMIIEAEKQGLLTPNSTIIEPTSGNTGIGIAMNAAARGYKAILVMPDTMTQERVNLLKAYGAEVILTPGDEKMQGSIRKAEQLSKEIPNAFIPMQFENRANPDAHRLTTAKEIIDAMNELGKSLSAFVATAGTGGTITGTGESLKEYYKDLHVHVVEPAGSPVLSGGKPGKHKLVGTSPGFIPSILNEKVYDEILKIEDDQAYEMTRRLAREEGILVGPSSGAACYAAIEVANRLTKNDVVVCMIADTGERYLSSDVFDY, encoded by the coding sequence ATGAAGGTTGTAAACAACATTGCCGAACTTATTGGCAATACTCCAATAGTAAAATTAAACCGTTTAAACCCTAAGGACGGAGCAGATATATACGTAAAACTTGAATATTTTAATCCAAGTGGAAGTGTAAAAGATCGAGCTGCTTATAATATGATTATTGAAGCAGAAAAACAAGGTTTATTAACACCAAATTCTACAATTATTGAACCAACTAGTGGCAATACTGGTATAGGAATTGCTATGAATGCTGCTGCTCGTGGATATAAAGCAATTCTTGTGATGCCTGATACAATGACACAGGAGCGGGTTAACTTACTGAAAGCATATGGTGCAGAGGTAATCCTAACCCCTGGAGATGAAAAGATGCAAGGCTCAATTAGAAAAGCCGAACAGCTGTCAAAAGAGATCCCAAATGCATTTATTCCGATGCAATTCGAAAATCGTGCAAATCCAGACGCACACCGTCTTACAACAGCAAAAGAAATTATTGATGCAATGAATGAACTTGGTAAGTCTCTTTCAGCGTTTGTTGCGACTGCTGGTACAGGTGGGACAATAACAGGTACTGGAGAATCATTAAAGGAATATTATAAGGATTTACATGTCCATGTTGTAGAACCCGCGGGATCACCAGTCCTTTCAGGTGGGAAACCAGGCAAACATAAATTAGTTGGTACAAGCCCTGGCTTTATTCCATCTATCTTAAATGAAAAAGTATACGATGAAATACTGAAAATCGAAGATGATCAAGCCTATGAGATGACAAGAAGATTAGCAAGAGAAGAAGGTATCTTAGTTGGACCATCTTCAGGTGCAGCATGTTATGCCGCGATTGAAGTAGCAAATAGATTAACAAAAAATGATGTTGTTGTTTGTATGATAGCTGACACTGGAGAACGATATTTATCAAGTGACGTTTTTGACTATTAA
- a CDS encoding YdeI/OmpD-associated family protein, giving the protein MTIIDKLKLNKYTNMAIINQPSDYDIFPKNMTSLSKDHDAIFIFVKTIDEMITHTQFIMNNDQVLLEKGYLFFAYPKKGNTRYDTFVHRDEIFPAMKVGEDGYVGTSDIKFARMVSMDDVFTVVGLKREKKKEKKMTAASQCVADYEDNVKDIEALLADHPNELKFYQSLTPGYQKDWARYIFSAKQQQTRDKRHIQMVDILSQEYKTLDLYRQKKK; this is encoded by the coding sequence ATGACAATAATTGATAAATTAAAACTAAATAAGTATACAAATATGGCTATAATCAATCAACCGAGCGACTATGATATTTTTCCTAAAAACATGACTTCTCTATCTAAAGATCATGATGCCATTTTTATTTTTGTTAAAACAATTGATGAAATGATTACCCATACACAATTTATCATGAATAATGATCAAGTGTTACTTGAGAAAGGCTATCTATTTTTCGCATACCCTAAAAAAGGAAATACTCGCTATGATACATTTGTTCACAGAGATGAAATATTTCCAGCAATGAAAGTTGGGGAGGATGGGTATGTTGGAACTAGCGATATTAAGTTTGCGCGTATGGTAAGCATGGATGATGTCTTTACTGTTGTTGGCTTAAAGCGTGAAAAAAAGAAAGAAAAGAAAATGACGGCTGCGAGCCAATGTGTTGCAGATTATGAGGACAATGTTAAAGATATTGAAGCACTATTAGCCGATCATCCAAATGAGCTTAAGTTTTATCAAAGTTTAACACCGGGCTATCAAAAGGACTGGGCACGTTACATATTTTCGGCAAAGCAACAACAGACACGTGATAAGCGTCACATACAAATGGTTGATATCCTGTCTCAGGAATATAAAACACTTGATTTGTACCGTCAGAAGAAGAAATAA
- the pepV gene encoding dipeptidase PepV has translation MNWKAEVEKRKDDIIKDTQAYLRIKSVLDEDTVSQVAPFGEGINEAFLHLLQLGEDSGFTVKNLDGYAGHIELTGSSDEIVGVLCHVDVVPEGDGWTSDPYGAEIRDGKIFARGALDDKGPTIAALYAMKIVKDLAEPLTKNVRMIIGTDEESEWRCVDHYFKLEKMPTVGFAPDADFPIIFAEKGIIDATFIQTPIPSNKKGNVMLHSFHSGRRFNMVPDFAEATITITTNDHSDVSQLFKEYINETKSKGNYQFEGERLKLTIEGISAHAMEPNNGRNAGILLAGFLNKLKLDSQGLHYINMIVDVFEGDTRGKNLNIAYSDEISGELTVNLGVMSYTEASGGQLGINIRFPVTGNADQIKKGFSNLKGFKIKTFEVSEPHHVDKKHPLIQTLQKVYEEQTGEKAELISIGGGTYARSLEAGVAFGPLFPGRPDIAHQKDEYMIIEDLLKATAIYAQAIYELAK, from the coding sequence ATGAATTGGAAAGCTGAAGTAGAAAAAAGAAAAGACGATATCATAAAGGATACACAAGCTTATCTTAGAATAAAAAGTGTCTTAGACGAAGACACAGTATCTCAGGTTGCTCCATTTGGTGAAGGAATAAATGAAGCATTCCTTCATTTATTACAATTAGGTGAAGATTCTGGTTTTACGGTTAAAAATCTTGATGGGTATGCTGGTCATATAGAATTAACGGGAAGCAGCGATGAAATTGTAGGTGTTCTTTGTCATGTTGATGTTGTTCCTGAAGGTGATGGTTGGACTAGTGATCCTTACGGAGCGGAAATAAGAGACGGTAAGATTTTTGCTCGCGGAGCGTTAGACGACAAGGGTCCAACGATTGCTGCCTTATATGCGATGAAAATTGTAAAAGATCTTGCAGAACCTTTAACGAAAAATGTACGTATGATCATTGGGACAGATGAGGAAAGTGAATGGCGTTGTGTTGATCATTATTTTAAACTTGAAAAAATGCCAACTGTAGGATTTGCACCAGATGCAGACTTCCCGATCATTTTTGCTGAGAAAGGCATTATTGATGCTACATTCATACAAACACCAATACCTTCTAATAAAAAAGGAAATGTTATGCTTCACTCCTTTCATTCGGGAAGACGTTTTAACATGGTTCCTGATTTTGCAGAAGCGACGATAACAATTACAACTAATGATCATTCAGATGTTTCTCAATTATTTAAAGAATACATAAATGAAACGAAATCGAAAGGCAATTATCAGTTTGAAGGTGAAAGGCTTAAATTAACAATTGAGGGCATTTCAGCACATGCAATGGAACCGAATAATGGCAGAAATGCAGGTATTTTATTGGCGGGATTTTTAAATAAGCTTAAACTAGATTCACAAGGTCTGCATTATATTAATATGATTGTTGATGTATTCGAAGGGGATACACGCGGGAAAAATCTTAATATTGCCTATTCTGATGAAATCAGTGGAGAGTTAACTGTAAATCTTGGTGTGATGTCATACACTGAAGCGTCAGGTGGCCAATTAGGAATTAATATTCGTTTTCCGGTTACAGGGAATGCAGATCAAATCAAAAAGGGCTTTTCAAATCTAAAGGGTTTTAAAATAAAAACATTTGAAGTTTCAGAACCACATCATGTTGATAAAAAGCATCCTCTGATACAAACGTTGCAAAAAGTATATGAAGAGCAAACAGGCGAAAAGGCTGAACTAATTTCAATCGGAGGCGGAACTTATGCTAGATCTCTCGAAGCAGGTGTTGCATTTGGGCCTCTATTTCCAGGAAGACCAGATATTGCCCATCAAAAGGATGAATATATGATAATTGAAGATCTTTTAAAAGCAACTGCGATTTATGCTCAAGCCATCTATGAACTAGCAAAATAA
- a CDS encoding NCS2 family permease: MFKLTENNTNVRTEMIAGLTTFLTMVYIVVVNPIILADAGVPFDQVFTATIIATIIGTLWMALSANYPIAIAPGMGLNAYFAYSVVGANENISYTTAFSAVFVAGIIFILLSLTPFRKKLIEAIPNNLKHGITAGIGLFIAFIGLRLTGIVTADPTNLVALGDLSSPPVVLAIFGLAATLVLMTMNIPGALFIGMIITGIIAFFTGQLEFKDGFVSLPSLPEGIIIANPFTAFGDVITHGLYTVVFSFLMVTIFDTTGTMIGVAQQAGLMRGNELPKARTALLADSAATTVGAMFGTSPTSAYIESSAGVAAGGRTGLTTVTVSILFGLTLFFSPLIGAVSGISAITAPALIIVGSLMMGSIAEINWKELDEAFPAFLVVLTMPLTSSIATGIALGFISYPLMKIAKGKWKEVHLFVYIFAILFFIQLVFIGGH; encoded by the coding sequence ATGTTTAAATTAACTGAAAACAATACGAACGTAAGAACTGAGATGATTGCAGGACTTACGACTTTCTTAACAATGGTTTATATTGTCGTCGTTAACCCGATTATTTTAGCAGATGCAGGAGTACCTTTTGATCAAGTATTTACTGCAACAATTATTGCAACAATTATAGGTACACTCTGGATGGCCTTATCAGCTAATTATCCAATTGCAATTGCCCCAGGAATGGGTTTAAACGCTTATTTTGCCTATTCAGTTGTCGGAGCAAATGAAAATATTTCCTATACAACAGCTTTTTCTGCTGTTTTTGTTGCTGGAATCATTTTCATTCTATTATCATTAACACCTTTCCGCAAAAAGCTAATAGAAGCTATTCCTAATAATCTAAAGCATGGTATAACAGCTGGAATTGGTCTATTTATTGCTTTTATTGGTCTTCGCTTAACTGGGATTGTAACGGCAGATCCTACAAACCTAGTAGCTTTAGGGGACCTTTCTTCACCACCAGTTGTATTAGCTATCTTTGGTCTTGCCGCAACTTTAGTGCTAATGACGATGAATATACCTGGTGCATTATTCATTGGAATGATTATTACAGGGATTATTGCCTTTTTTACAGGACAACTAGAATTTAAAGATGGCTTCGTTTCTCTACCTAGCCTCCCAGAAGGGATTATTATCGCAAATCCTTTCACTGCTTTTGGAGATGTGATCACACACGGATTATATACTGTCGTCTTTTCATTTCTAATGGTAACCATTTTTGATACAACAGGGACAATGATCGGTGTTGCACAACAGGCAGGATTAATGAGAGGGAATGAACTTCCGAAGGCTCGTACTGCTTTATTAGCTGATTCAGCTGCTACAACGGTGGGAGCTATGTTTGGGACAAGTCCTACCAGTGCATATATTGAGTCATCTGCAGGTGTTGCTGCAGGTGGAAGAACAGGATTAACTACTGTAACAGTTTCTATCCTGTTTGGATTAACACTTTTCTTCAGTCCCTTAATTGGTGCAGTTTCTGGCATTTCAGCCATTACTGCCCCTGCCTTAATTATTGTTGGTAGCTTAATGATGGGATCTATCGCAGAGATTAACTGGAAAGAACTTGATGAAGCATTCCCTGCCTTTCTTGTTGTATTAACAATGCCCTTAACATCAAGTATTGCTACTGGTATTGCTCTTGGTTTTATTTCATATCCATTAATGAAGATTGCAAAAGGTAAATGGAAAGAAGTTCATCTCTTCGTTTATATTTTCGCTATTCTATTTTTCATACAACTTGTATTTATAGGTGGACATTAA
- the map gene encoding type I methionyl aminopeptidase, with product MIILKSKREIELMQKAGQLLANCHKEIAKKIKPGVTTLEIDHFVESYLKKHGATAEQKGYKGYQYATCASINDEICHGFPRNTPLKNGDIVTIDMVVNLNGALADSAWTYAVGDVSSETLRLLQVTKESLYRAIEKAKVGTRLGDIGHAIQSYVEGEGFSVVRDFTGHGIGRSIHEPPTILHYGEPNRGLRLKEGMVITIEPMVNVGAWQSKMDDNGWTARTIDGKLSAQFEHTIAITKDGPIVLTKQ from the coding sequence TTGATTATTTTAAAAAGTAAACGAGAAATAGAATTAATGCAAAAAGCAGGTCAATTATTGGCAAATTGTCATAAAGAGATCGCAAAAAAAATAAAACCTGGTGTAACAACTTTGGAAATAGATCATTTTGTTGAATCGTATTTAAAAAAGCATGGCGCAACAGCTGAACAAAAGGGATATAAAGGTTACCAATACGCTACATGTGCTTCGATAAATGATGAAATCTGCCACGGGTTTCCGCGAAATACCCCGTTAAAAAATGGTGACATTGTCACAATTGATATGGTGGTAAATTTAAATGGTGCCCTTGCAGATTCTGCCTGGACATATGCTGTTGGTGATGTTTCATCTGAAACTCTCCGATTGCTACAGGTGACAAAAGAATCCTTATATCGAGCAATCGAAAAAGCAAAAGTAGGGACTCGACTAGGTGATATTGGTCATGCCATTCAGTCTTATGTTGAGGGAGAAGGATTTTCGGTCGTTAGAGATTTTACTGGTCATGGAATCGGCAGATCCATACATGAACCCCCAACCATCCTTCATTACGGAGAACCAAACAGAGGTTTACGATTAAAAGAAGGAATGGTCATCACGATCGAACCAATGGTGAATGTTGGTGCATGGCAATCAAAGATGGATGATAATGGTTGGACGGCAAGAACGATTGACGGGAAATTATCTGCACAATTTGAGCATACCATTGCAATTACAAAGGATGGTCCAATTGTATTAACAAAGCAATAA
- a CDS encoding DeoR family transcriptional regulator produces the protein MKPSTNRMLTRIKSVYMFINERGTVTTQQLVDEFGITPRTIQRDLNVLAYNDLVHSPTRGKWATTKKKVKLTS, from the coding sequence TTGAAACCTTCAACAAACCGTATGCTAACCAGAATCAAATCAGTCTACATGTTTATTAATGAAAGGGGAACTGTGACCACACAGCAACTTGTTGATGAATTTGGTATTACTCCGAGAACAATACAAAGAGATTTAAATGTGTTAGCGTATAACGATTTGGTTCACAGCCCAACAAGAGGTAAATGGGCCACTACAAAGAAAAAAGTTAAATTGACTTCGTAA
- a CDS encoding pseudouridine synthase — translation MRIDKLLANIGFGSRKDVKKMLKTGVVKADGEIIKDPKTHVNPEEQNVTVNGEKIEYKEFVYLLMNKPAGYLSATEDEFQETVLDLLEMEDAVYQPFPVGRLDKDTEGLLLLTNDGQLSHQLLSPKKHVPKTYFAVILGEVTEEDSKAFSKGVELDDGYVTKPAKLEILSSGNQSTIHITITEGKYHQVKRMFEAVGKKVTYLKRISMGPIILDEEELKIGEYRELTEDEIEALRQAQPIDL, via the coding sequence ATGAGAATTGATAAATTATTAGCAAATATAGGGTTTGGAAGTCGTAAAGATGTTAAGAAGATGTTGAAAACCGGTGTTGTAAAAGCTGATGGTGAGATCATCAAAGATCCAAAAACACATGTTAATCCTGAGGAACAGAATGTAACAGTGAACGGGGAAAAAATTGAATACAAAGAATTTGTTTATTTACTAATGAACAAGCCTGCCGGATACTTATCAGCTACTGAAGATGAGTTCCAAGAAACAGTACTTGATTTGCTAGAAATGGAAGATGCTGTTTATCAGCCTTTCCCTGTTGGAAGGCTTGATAAAGATACAGAAGGGCTATTACTGTTAACAAATGATGGTCAGCTTTCACATCAATTGTTATCTCCTAAAAAGCATGTACCTAAAACGTATTTTGCTGTCATATTAGGTGAGGTGACTGAAGAAGATAGTAAAGCATTTAGTAAGGGCGTTGAGTTAGACGACGGTTATGTGACTAAGCCGGCTAAGCTTGAAATATTATCCTCAGGTAATCAATCAACGATACATATTACGATTACAGAGGGAAAATACCATCAAGTAAAACGAATGTTTGAAGCAGTCGGAAAAAAAGTTACATATTTGAAAAGAATTTCAATGGGGCCAATAATTTTAGATGAAGAGGAATTAAAAATAGGTGAATATCGTGAATTAACTGAGGATGAGATTGAAGCATTAAGACAAGCCCAACCAATTGATTTATAA
- a CDS encoding putative polysaccharide biosynthesis protein translates to MSNNLLRGTFVLTLGTYLSRILGMIYIIPFAAMIGTEGGALYQTGYAQYAIFLSIATAGFPAAVSKFVSKYNAIGDYQTSRRMFKAGIVVMLATGFIAFALLYFFAPFLAKSALTESTQSSITIDDAILVIRMVSIALIVVPLMSLIRGFFQGHQSMGPTAVSQVIEQLVRIVFLLGATYLIINVLKGGMVLAVGYATFAAFVGAIGGMLVLIYYWMKRKHTLLALQENKVITQQKPLSEMFKEVFSYAGPFVFVGLAIPIYNYIDTNTFNRSMYDAGYSENVTIAMFSVLLLYVPKLVMIPVSLATAFGLTLIPSITDSFTNNNRALLHKQIDQTFQIIMLLTLPAVVGMSVLAGPAYTIFYYGNSEDIGTSILMWYAPVALLFSLFTVNAAILQGINKQKLAVISLVIGIIVKLALNTPLIQMFQGVGSILATAAGYTVSLLYGFAMIKRHSGYSFRLFIKRTILMTILTIFMGLTVSVFHSILSIFINYQDGMIESAIVVGASVVVGGAVYIYLAYRSHLLEKVLGNRLKRFLPGSRANG, encoded by the coding sequence ATGTCAAATAATTTATTAAGAGGAACGTTTGTTTTAACGTTAGGTACATATCTATCGAGAATATTAGGGATGATTTATATTATTCCATTTGCAGCAATGATTGGAACAGAAGGTGGGGCTTTGTACCAAACAGGGTATGCCCAATATGCAATCTTTCTAAGTATTGCAACAGCTGGTTTTCCAGCTGCTGTATCTAAATTTGTATCAAAATACAATGCAATCGGTGATTATCAAACGAGCAGGCGAATGTTTAAAGCTGGAATAGTGGTGATGCTTGCAACTGGTTTTATAGCATTTGCACTGTTATATTTTTTCGCTCCATTTCTTGCAAAAAGTGCACTTACAGAAAGTACGCAAAGCAGTATAACGATTGATGATGCGATTTTAGTCATTCGAATGGTTAGTATAGCCCTTATTGTTGTGCCATTAATGAGTTTAATTCGCGGTTTTTTTCAAGGACATCAATCAATGGGACCGACTGCTGTCTCACAAGTTATTGAGCAGCTTGTTAGGATTGTTTTTTTACTAGGAGCAACCTATCTCATTATAAATGTTTTAAAGGGCGGTATGGTTTTAGCAGTTGGATATGCAACATTTGCTGCTTTTGTTGGAGCTATCGGTGGTATGCTTGTCCTTATTTATTATTGGATGAAGCGTAAGCATACATTATTAGCTTTACAAGAAAATAAAGTGATAACCCAGCAGAAACCTCTTAGTGAAATGTTTAAAGAAGTATTTAGCTATGCAGGCCCATTCGTGTTTGTTGGCTTAGCAATACCAATTTATAATTATATTGATACGAATACATTTAATCGCTCAATGTATGATGCAGGGTATTCAGAGAATGTTACGATCGCAATGTTTAGTGTATTGCTTCTTTACGTTCCGAAGCTTGTTATGATACCAGTATCATTAGCAACAGCATTTGGATTAACCCTTATTCCTTCAATCACAGATTCATTTACAAATAATAATCGCGCATTATTACATAAACAAATTGATCAAACATTTCAAATCATTATGTTGTTAACATTACCTGCTGTGGTAGGCATGTCTGTGTTGGCAGGACCTGCTTATACGATATTTTATTATGGTAATTCCGAAGATATCGGGACATCGATTTTAATGTGGTATGCCCCTGTTGCACTACTATTCTCACTATTTACAGTCAATGCGGCAATACTACAAGGAATTAATAAGCAAAAGCTGGCTGTTATTAGTCTTGTAATAGGTATCATTGTAAAGCTAGCACTGAATACACCACTTATTCAAATGTTTCAAGGAGTAGGCTCTATTCTTGCTACAGCAGCTGGATATACGGTTTCATTACTTTACGGATTTGCAATGATAAAACGTCATTCGGGATACTCGTTTAGGCTGTTTATTAAACGAACAATTCTAATGACAATCTTAACAATATTTATGGGGCTCACTGTTTCAGTCTTTCATTCGATCTTAAGTATATTTATTAATTATCAGGATGGAATGATTGAGTCAGCTATTGTTGTTGGTGCTTCAGTAGTTGTGGGCGGTGCTGTATATATATACTTAGCTTACAGATCTCATTTGTTAGAAAAAGTTTTAGGTAATCGTTTAAAACGATTCCTGCCCGGCAGTCGTGCGAATGGCTAG
- a CDS encoding BaiN/RdsA family NAD(P)/FAD-dependent oxidoreductase codes for MKYDVLVIGGGPSGLMAAIAAGQQGARVLLVDKGDKLGRKLAISGGGRCNVTNRLPIDEIIKHIPGNGRFLYSAFSEFSNEDIISFFENLGIKLKEEDHGRMFPVTDKAQSVVDALLKELKQLNVEIRTNEPVQDVLYDDEKVLGIKLRSGETIQTSAVVIAVGGKSVPQTGSTGDGYAWAENAGHTITELFPTEVPVTSNEPFIQNKTLQGLSLRDVALSVLNPKGKPIITHKMDMIFTHFGISGPAVLRCSQFVVKAMKKFKTNAVTVSIDAVPDTNEEQLFQTIVTDLKQDAKKAIKNVIKGLLPERYLLFLLEKNEIDPLVTYDNLSNEKLRSFVRDCKQFQFKVHGTLSIEKAFVTGGGVSVKEIHPREMSSKLKNGLYFCGEILDIHGYTGGYNITSAFVTGRLAGMNAGIYSKA; via the coding sequence ATGAAGTATGATGTATTAGTAATTGGCGGTGGTCCATCAGGTTTAATGGCGGCCATTGCTGCGGGTCAGCAAGGAGCCCGTGTCCTCCTAGTTGATAAAGGAGATAAGTTAGGAAGAAAACTTGCTATTTCTGGTGGTGGTCGTTGCAATGTGACGAACAGACTGCCAATAGACGAAATTATTAAGCATATTCCAGGAAATGGACGGTTTCTATATAGTGCTTTCTCTGAATTTAGTAATGAAGACATTATTTCATTTTTTGAAAATCTCGGTATAAAGCTGAAGGAAGAAGATCACGGCCGTATGTTCCCAGTAACAGATAAAGCACAATCAGTTGTTGATGCACTTCTTAAAGAGCTAAAGCAATTAAACGTGGAGATTCGCACAAATGAGCCTGTGCAAGACGTATTATATGACGATGAGAAAGTCCTTGGCATTAAGCTTAGAAGTGGAGAAACAATACAGACATCCGCTGTTGTCATCGCTGTTGGCGGAAAAAGTGTCCCACAAACCGGAAGTACCGGTGACGGTTATGCTTGGGCTGAGAATGCAGGACATACGATAACAGAGCTTTTTCCAACTGAGGTACCTGTAACCTCGAATGAACCTTTTATCCAGAACAAAACATTGCAAGGGCTATCACTACGAGATGTTGCTTTAAGTGTATTAAATCCAAAAGGGAAACCAATCATTACTCACAAAATGGATATGATCTTCACCCATTTTGGAATTTCAGGTCCAGCTGTTTTAAGATGCAGTCAATTTGTTGTGAAGGCTATGAAGAAATTTAAGACAAATGCAGTTACTGTAAGTATTGATGCTGTACCTGATACAAATGAAGAACAGCTTTTTCAAACAATTGTTACGGATTTAAAACAGGATGCGAAAAAAGCAATAAAAAACGTTATCAAAGGTTTATTACCTGAAAGATATTTATTGTTTTTACTTGAGAAAAATGAAATTGATCCTCTCGTAACATACGATAATCTTTCAAATGAAAAGCTGCGGTCGTTTGTAAGAGATTGCAAACAATTTCAGTTCAAAGTTCACGGTACTCTCTCAATCGAGAAGGCGTTTGTAACAGGCGGCGGTGTTTCAGTTAAAGAAATTCATCCCCGTGAGATGTCGTCAAAATTGAAAAATGGTCTTTATTTTTGCGGCGAGATTCTTGATATCCATGGGTATACAGGTGGATATAATATTACGTCAGCATTCGTTACAGGCAGGCTGGCAGGAATGAATGCTGGAATTTATTCTAAAGCCTAG
- a CDS encoding sporulation protein Cse60 — protein MLKVAVFDEEHEKDLEDEINHFLAELKENQVKNIKYSVAVTTDRDGDQLYCFSALIMYRE, from the coding sequence ATGTTAAAAGTAGCCGTTTTTGATGAAGAGCATGAAAAAGATTTAGAGGATGAAATTAATCATTTTTTAGCTGAGCTGAAAGAAAATCAAGTAAAAAATATTAAATATAGCGTGGCTGTAACAACTGACAGGGATGGTGACCAACTTTATTGCTTTTCTGCACTTATTATGTATCGAGAATAG
- a CDS encoding rhodanese-like domain-containing protein yields MYEMKEISPEEIQKKLVNGENVELIDVREDDEVETGMIPQARHIRMNDIPEQLDAIDKDKETIFICRSGARSGNVCAYLQEKGYNVINMAGGMLEYKGETKPKSELGK; encoded by the coding sequence ATGTACGAAATGAAAGAAATTTCACCTGAAGAGATTCAAAAAAAACTTGTAAATGGTGAAAATGTTGAGTTAATAGATGTTCGTGAGGATGATGAGGTAGAAACAGGAATGATCCCTCAAGCGAGACATATTCGCATGAATGATATTCCTGAACAATTAGATGCCATTGATAAAGACAAAGAAACAATCTTTATTTGCCGATCTGGAGCACGTAGTGGAAATGTATGTGCGTACTTACAAGAAAAAGGGTATAACGTCATTAACATGGCAGGTGGAATGTTAGAATATAAAGGTGAGACAAAACCAAAAAGTGAATTAGGAAAATAA